A stretch of the Chloroflexota bacterium genome encodes the following:
- a CDS encoding helix-turn-helix domain-containing protein, with the protein MTRRRKDPLRGLMDDERGSLEQLGRTTSAPAIVVARARALLALAEGCSYTEAAWRVGRRSGDAIRQVVARFNREGLGAVAPCHGGGFRVKYGAAERERILAEVRRTPDREQDKTAIWSLTTLQQALRSAEDGLPEVSTYTIWCVLHEADLSWQRDRSWCHTGLAKRRRKHGEVEVHDPDAVVNRG; encoded by the coding sequence ATGACCCGACGACGGAAGGATCCGTTGCGCGGGCTGATGGACGACGAACGGGGGAGCCTGGAGCAGTTGGGGCGCACGACGAGCGCCCCGGCCATCGTGGTGGCGCGAGCGCGGGCGCTGCTGGCCCTGGCCGAGGGATGCTCCTACACCGAGGCAGCGTGGCGGGTGGGGCGTCGGTCGGGCGACGCGATCAGGCAGGTGGTGGCGCGGTTCAATCGAGAGGGGCTCGGGGCGGTCGCGCCGTGCCATGGGGGCGGCTTCAGGGTCAAGTATGGCGCCGCCGAGCGGGAGCGGATCCTGGCTGAAGTACGACGCACGCCGGATCGGGAGCAGGACAAGACCGCGATCTGGTCGCTGACGACGCTCCAGCAGGCGTTGCGGAGCGCCGAGGACGGGCTGCCCGAGGTCAGCACGTACACCATCTGGTGCGTGCTGCACGAGGCCGACTTGAGCTGGCAGCGCGACCGGTCGTGGTGCCACACCGGGCTGGCCAAGCGGCGGCGCAAGCATGGCGAGGTCGAGGTCCACGATCCAGACGCGGTCGTAAACAGGGGCTGA